The following are encoded together in the Variovorax sp. PBS-H4 genome:
- a CDS encoding segregation and condensation protein A, with protein sequence MPEVIDQVALARLYGEPLFALPNDLYIPPEALQVFLEAFEGPLDLLLYLIRKQNFNILDIPMAALTRQYLSYVDEIRQTNLELAAEYLLMAAMLIEIKSRMLLPPKKTAEGEEVEDPRAELVRRLLEYEQAKLQAASLSAMPQAGRDFWKAQVYIEQSLKPRFPDVDVVDLRDAWADILRRAKLVQHHKISREELSVREHMSIVLRHLQGRQFVEFEKLFDIERGTPVLIVTFIAMLELAKETLIDITQAEAFAPIYVRLAYSPA encoded by the coding sequence ATGCCCGAGGTGATCGACCAGGTCGCGCTGGCCCGGCTCTATGGCGAGCCGCTGTTCGCGCTGCCGAACGACCTCTACATCCCGCCCGAGGCGCTGCAGGTCTTCCTGGAGGCGTTCGAAGGGCCGCTCGACCTGCTGCTCTACCTGATCCGCAAGCAGAACTTCAACATTCTCGACATCCCGATGGCGGCGCTGACGCGCCAGTATCTCAGCTACGTCGACGAGATCCGCCAGACCAACCTCGAGCTGGCGGCCGAGTACCTGCTGATGGCGGCGATGCTGATCGAGATCAAGTCGCGCATGCTGCTGCCGCCCAAGAAGACAGCCGAGGGCGAAGAGGTCGAGGACCCGCGGGCCGAGCTGGTGCGCCGGCTGCTCGAATACGAGCAGGCCAAGCTGCAGGCCGCCTCGCTGAGCGCGATGCCGCAGGCGGGCCGCGATTTCTGGAAGGCGCAGGTCTATATCGAGCAGTCGCTCAAGCCGCGCTTTCCCGACGTGGACGTGGTCGACCTGCGCGATGCCTGGGCCGACATCCTGCGCCGCGCCAAGCTCGTGCAGCACCACAAGATCTCGCGCGAGGAGCTCAGCGTGCGCGAGCACATGAGCATCGTGCTGCGCCATCTGCAGGGGCGGCAGTTCGTCGAGTTCGAAAAACTGTTCGACATCGAGCGCGGCACGCCGGTGTTGATTGTCACCTTCATCGCCATGCTGGAGCTGGCCAAAGAGACGCTGATCGACATCACGCAGGCCGAGGCCTTCGCACCGATCTACGTCCGACTGGCCTATTCGCCAGCATGA
- a CDS encoding DUF3460 family protein encodes MSIFARPHYTSEITNFIEEMKQKKPTLEAEQRAGRSLLWDKHLDRSLLDEYQQGAVPQQPYVYQTRVK; translated from the coding sequence ATGTCCATCTTCGCTCGCCCCCACTACACCTCCGAGATCACGAACTTCATCGAGGAGATGAAGCAGAAGAAGCCCACGCTCGAAGCCGAGCAGCGCGCCGGCCGCAGTCTGCTCTGGGACAAGCACCTCGACCGCTCCTTGCTCGACGAGTATCAGCAGGGAGCGGTGCCGCAGCAGCCCTACGTCTACCAGACGCGTGTGAAGTAA
- a CDS encoding outer membrane protein assembly factor BamE has translation MVQGRIGRRCAVAAVLYAACWLAGCDPQHIRELEEGVSTEADVRARFGEPENIWDSPAGRVFEYNRQPQGQKNYMITIGPDGKMAALRQVLTPENFARVQPGMAMEDLRKLLGKPARRTPYPLKRQTEWEWRWVQPPNSPMVFTATLNDDQRVVSAGSSPDRSTEAQ, from the coding sequence ATGGTGCAAGGAAGAATCGGGCGCAGATGCGCGGTGGCTGCAGTGCTGTACGCCGCGTGCTGGCTCGCGGGATGCGACCCGCAGCACATCCGTGAACTGGAAGAGGGTGTCTCGACCGAGGCCGACGTGCGCGCGCGCTTCGGCGAGCCCGAGAACATCTGGGATTCGCCTGCCGGGCGGGTGTTCGAATACAACCGGCAGCCGCAAGGCCAGAAGAACTACATGATCACCATCGGGCCTGACGGGAAGATGGCGGCGCTGCGCCAGGTCCTCACGCCCGAGAATTTCGCCCGCGTGCAGCCCGGCATGGCCATGGAGGACCTGCGCAAGCTGCTGGGCAAGCCGGCGCGCAGGACACCCTATCCGCTCAAGAGACAGACGGAGTGGGAGTGGCGCTGGGTGCAGCCACCGAATTCGCCGATGGTCTTCACCGCCACGCTGAACGATGACCAGCGGGTGGTGAGTGCGGGGTCTTCGCCCGATCGCAGCACCGAGGCGCAATAA
- a CDS encoding SulP family inorganic anion transporter codes for MSSHLSLARFRPRLIDALAGYDQQRFLKDLGAGATVGIVALPLAMAFAIASGLKPEAGIWTAIIAGFLIAALGGSAVQIGGPAGAFIVIVYGIVERYGVANLLIATACAGVLLFLMGLFRLGTLVRYVPVSIVIGFTNGIATLILISQLKDWLGLTIPKMPADMFSQLHTLAIHLGTFNPYAVGLGVACLAGLFLWPTLLHDTTRFGHAVHLVLRRMAELRAVRAGSRVPGPIVALVSLTLVSWGFSLPVETIGTRFGGIPEGMARFALPEFSWETVKQLVTPTLTIALLGAIESLLCARVADQVSGLPRHDPNQELMAQGVANFVAPLFGGMPATGTIARTVTNVRAGANSPIAGIVHALTLLAVVLIAAPLAQHVPLAVLAGILLFVGWNMGEWREFSPRLLRRASRDYRVLMLGTFFLTVVFDLTVAVQAGIVLACALFVRRMSRLFSVEMVSLEPPVLTFKLHGALFFGAAAKLDPTVQAIERAPRGMTVVLDAMHLVLLDTTGLAGLRQVHKAVLARGGQLRIESLQPQPLETIERSGFADELRSGTPGPEEP; via the coding sequence ATGAGTTCGCACCTGTCGCTTGCACGCTTTCGTCCCCGATTGATCGACGCGCTGGCGGGCTACGATCAGCAGCGTTTCTTGAAGGACCTCGGCGCCGGCGCCACGGTCGGCATCGTGGCGCTGCCGCTGGCCATGGCCTTCGCGATCGCCTCCGGGCTCAAGCCCGAGGCCGGCATCTGGACCGCGATCATTGCGGGCTTCCTGATCGCGGCACTGGGCGGCTCCGCGGTACAGATCGGCGGGCCGGCCGGCGCCTTCATCGTGATCGTCTACGGCATCGTCGAGCGCTACGGCGTGGCCAACCTGCTGATCGCCACGGCCTGCGCCGGCGTGCTGCTGTTCCTGATGGGATTGTTCCGGCTCGGCACCCTGGTGCGCTACGTGCCGGTGTCGATCGTGATCGGATTCACCAACGGCATTGCGACACTGATCCTGATCTCGCAACTCAAGGACTGGCTCGGGTTGACGATCCCGAAGATGCCGGCCGACATGTTCTCGCAGTTGCACACCCTGGCCATCCACCTGGGCACGTTCAACCCCTACGCCGTCGGGCTCGGCGTGGCCTGCCTGGCCGGTCTGTTTCTTTGGCCCACGCTGCTGCACGACACCACACGCTTCGGCCACGCGGTGCACCTCGTGCTGCGTCGCATGGCCGAGCTGCGCGCGGTACGCGCCGGTTCGCGCGTGCCGGGGCCGATCGTCGCACTGGTCTCGCTCACGCTGGTGTCGTGGGGCTTCAGCTTGCCTGTGGAGACCATCGGCACCCGTTTCGGCGGAATCCCGGAAGGCATGGCCCGCTTTGCCCTCCCCGAGTTCTCGTGGGAAACCGTCAAGCAACTGGTGACGCCCACGCTCACCATCGCCCTGCTCGGGGCGATTGAATCGCTGCTGTGCGCGCGCGTTGCCGACCAAGTCAGCGGGTTGCCGCGGCACGACCCCAACCAGGAGCTGATGGCGCAGGGCGTGGCCAATTTCGTGGCTCCTCTCTTCGGCGGCATGCCCGCGACCGGGACCATCGCGCGCACCGTGACCAATGTGCGCGCGGGCGCGAACTCGCCCATTGCCGGCATCGTGCACGCGCTCACGCTGCTCGCGGTGGTCCTGATCGCCGCACCGCTTGCGCAGCACGTGCCGCTGGCGGTGCTGGCGGGCATCCTGCTTTTCGTGGGCTGGAACATGGGCGAATGGCGCGAGTTCTCGCCGCGCCTGCTGCGCCGGGCGAGCCGCGACTACCGGGTGCTGATGCTCGGAACCTTCTTCCTGACAGTCGTCTTCGATCTCACTGTGGCAGTGCAGGCGGGCATCGTGCTCGCGTGTGCCCTGTTCGTACGCCGAATGAGCAGGTTGTTCAGCGTCGAAATGGTCTCGCTCGAGCCGCCGGTGCTGACCTTCAAGCTCCACGGGGCCCTCTTCTTCGGCGCCGCCGCCAAGCTGGACCCGACGGTGCAGGCGATCGAGCGGGCGCCGCGCGGCATGACGGTGGTGCTCGACGCGATGCACCTGGTCTTGCTCGATACGACAGGGCTCGCGGGGCTGCGCCAGGTGCACAAGGCGGTGCTGGCGCGCGGCGGGCAATTGCGCATCGAGTCGCTGCAGCCGCAGCCGCTCGAAACCATCGAGCGATCGGGCTTTGCCGATGAACTCCGTTCGGGCACGCCCGGCCCCGAAGAACCCTGA